The stretch of DNA TGAGTGAGGTGACTCGGAAAAGAGCAGTTGTTTGTAGGAGAGCGTGCAGCTTAAGCTCTCTCTCCGCGGATGCGGCGAGCCAGCTGGATGTCTTTGGGCATGATGGTGACCCTTTTGGCGTGGATGGCGCACAGGTTTGTGTCCTCGAAGAGTCCGACCAGGTAAGCCTCGCTGGCCTCCTGCAGAGCCATAACAGCAGAGCTCTGGAAGCGCAGGTCGGTCTTGAAATCCTGAGCGATCTCGCGGACCAGGCGCTGGAAGGGCAGCTTGCGGATCAGCAGCTCGGTGGATTTCTGGTAACGGCGGATCTCACGCAGAGCCACGGTACCAGGCCTATAACGGTGGGGCTTCTTGACGCCTCCGGTGGCCGGGGCGCTCTTACGAGCGGCCTTGGTGGCCAGCTGCTTCCTGGGGGCTTTGCCGCCAGTAGACTTGCGAGCGGTCTGCTTGGTTCGTGCCATTCTTcctcacttttcttttcttgtgatACGAGCAGAAAATGTAGCGAACAGAGGAGACTCGCTGCTCTTAAAGTGTGTGACTGGCTGTGACGCGGTGCCGCTCCGGCTCGTGATTGGTGACGGGCTCCACGTGGAGCATCGCCCCGCCTCGGTGTGTGCTGCTCATTGGAGAAAAGTGCATTGATGTTGCGCGCTGCCGCAAGCCTCTCTGCGATTGGTGCGTGACGAAGCTCCACGCGCTCTGCGGAAATATAAGCGAGGCTTTGAGCTGATCGGGCCACATTTTCTCTCAGTCTCGATACTACGAAGAAAAGAACCTGTCAAAATGAGTGGGCGCGGAAAGACTCTTTTTGCTGACAGGCAGCAAGACGACCACATGTCAAGTTTAAAAACTGATTTGTTGAAAACTTCCGGGACATTTAATGTCCTTGTTGGAGTGACAGGGAGTGTTGCAGCCTTGAAACTGCCTCTTTTGGTCTCCCAGCTTCTTGAACTCTCTGGGGTGGATGTACGAGTAGTCACTACAGAGCATGCCAAGCACTTCTATAATTCTGCTGAGGTGTCAGCCAAAATCTACAGTGACGAGGATGAATGGGAGCTGTGGAAACAGAGATCTGACCCTGTGCTACACATTGAGCTAAGGCGTTGTGCAGATCTACTTGTCATTGCCCCTCTTGATGCCAACAGTCTTGGAAAGATTGCTAGTGGTATTTGTGATAATCTGCTGACGTGTGTGGTAAGAGCCTGGGATACCAGTCGTCCTCTTCTCTTCTGCCCTGCAATGAACACAGCTATGTGGCTGCATCCTATTACAGCCCAGCAGGTATCCAGACTGAAAGAGTTTGGATATGTGGAAATCCCCTGCGTTGCCAAAAAGCTAGTGTGTGGAGATGAAGGTAAAGGTGCCATGGCAGAAGTATCGACAATTGTCAGTCTTGTCAAAGAGTATCTTCAGAAACCAGATGAGTCATCTTTGGAGGCATGAACGTCATATTGTACATCCAAGCAAAGGCCAAAGCAAAAGAAACACTATGCCTTGTTGTTGGATTTGTCAAACTGCCACGGTCCAACACACTCATGGTAAAcacatttacttgctttcaCCTGTTTTACTTCATAAATCCACTTCTTAGAATGTGTGGGTGTGTCCAGAACATCATGACTGAGATCTCTCTAAATCCTCTTTTGGTATTGTTAAACCTGTTGGGGCACAGCGGCTTTACATTTCAAAGACGTGCATTGACTTTTTCAACATTAATTCCCATCATATCACCTCTGGAGCCTGATCAGCCCagaggttaaaaacaaaaaagttggtAGTGTGAGACGTTAATTTTTAGCTGTCACCATCAGTTTTTTGAGgtacattttaaacagttttgtgttgtttttttgtatatttattttgtttagatAGTAACACATTATTTGGTATCCCAAGTAACATAAAAGATAAGGTAGCAACAGCTGCATCTCTCAGAGATGACATGAAAGTGCGTTTTGTATTATACATTTTTTCCTGACTTGAACAGACAGTTTGAGCCTGTTTACGATGTGCTCGACTTGTTTTTCCTGGAAAGGCTTTCCTCTGAATTTAcctttgtttattctttttgtttaatgttAGCTGACGTATTCAGATATAGATATAAGGATAATGAAAACTGCGACATGCCACATTACTGTTTGCTAAGTACCACCCTAAATGAACATCTAATAATATACCTGTTAAAAAGGCCATATTTATACTCCAAGCTGTAAAATGTGTGattatacattttgtttatttgctaaAGGAACTAAAATTTTTGTCATTATCAAAGGGAAAGAGACAAAAGTGCAACAAGTTAAAATTTCAGTCATGTATTCCCATCAGATTCATGAAAGCCGTTGTAATTTGGGGTTTTCTGTGGGTTTTAATTAGTTATTTGAAGTGTCCTTTTTCCAGGATCGATTATTGAGCATAATCAATCATATCAGACATACAGGATGTGcctttaatgacttaaaaaaacaagaattgggtgcaTGAGAATTTCTAACTCtggttgttttccttttaagcaTAGTCCACACATTTTCATTAGGGTCGGGGAAGGTGATTCCTGAAGCTTGCCTTATCTATTCCAAAACCAGGTTTAGTTTTTGGATTGTTGTCCTGTCCAGCTCTTGATTTGAGAAAAAGTTGACGAATTTGGAGGTAGTCCTCCTCCTTTAATATTCTGCCAGTATtgctggaagcaaaacagccccagagcatgctgctaccaccaccatgcttgacagttgctACAGTGTTTGTCCATTTGAAAGCCTCACCTGTGCTCCTCCTAAACATACCTCTTTATTGTCTCAATCTTTGTCACATCTTTGAccataaaacatttttccagAAGGCTTGTTCACATGTGGAcagctgcaaatttcagtcGAGCTTAAAGGGTTTGCTTttggaggaggagcttctttcttggttggcaacctcTCAGTCACTAAAAGTTGTAATCAGTCGCTAACGACGAGTTATTAGACCTTGGCTTTGTCGACCTAAGACACTGTAGAACCGTCAGCaccaattattaaaaaatgtaagtaagtgcatgtatatatttgagcctgcatttatattttgaccctgtgtggataAGAGACAATCCAAAatgaattcttgttttttttgttttttaaagtcactgAAGATGAATGGTGAACAATCATTCCACTCTGGGaaagttttaaaataataaaaagcccaaaattaccatgacattcatgcccatggtgtgtatatgtaagcttggttgttcatatgtgtgtgtatataaaataaatgataaaatatgCAAGACTGGAGGCAAAGCCAGAGCTAAGGCCAAGACCCGCTCATCCCGTGCCGGGCTTCAGTTCCCCGTGGGTGGTGTCCACAGACTGCTGCATAAAGGCAACTATGCCGAGCGTGTAGGAGCCGGCGCCCCTGGCAGCTGTGCTCGAGTACCTGACCGCTGAGATCCTGGAGCTGGCTGGCAACGCAGCCCGCGACAACAAGAAGACTCGTATCATCCCGCGTCACTTGCAGCTGGCTGTGCGCAATGACGAGGAGCTCAACAAGCTCCTGGGGGGAGTCACCATCGCTCAGGGTGGTGTGCTGCCCAACATCCAGGCTGTGCTGCTGCCCAAGAAGACCGAGAAGCCCGCCAAGGCCAAGTAAACGCAAAGCACTCGgcttcacaaaaaaacaaagcctcTTTTAAGAGCCACACAATTCTCTCTGAGCAAACATCCTTCTTGCTGTGACTGTGTCTGTAACATTTTGTGTATTGGGAAATGTAGATTATGTATcttgatttattttgaaatgtatgttCATTCATGTCATCTTACATAGTCAGGGACTGAAATCCACCTTCAAAATATACTATCATGAGTGCTTAAGCagtgtgtttcttttattcacaAGACAAGAATAGACGGTCTTAATATAAAGTCAAATTAAAACTAAAGCAAAAAGCTCTCAGTCTCTCCTGCTGAGTGGTTAAGGCTTGTGCCTTGTTCAACCTCATTGCTCATCTTACTAATTTAGAATAAATAGGATGTCACTAATTATTAGCTTCATAACTACAACTGTAGACACTCATCATGGTTCACTCGCTTGATAATTAAAGCAGTTTCTACGCTCATGGAAACAGACAACACGTGGTACATGACACATGTGGCAAGATCACAAACCTTGTCAAACACAATAGGAAATCATAACAACgtgaggagagggacaggtggacTTCTTTGGTGCTGCAGAAACTACCCAGGTACAGAGGGAGGAAAATGTGGAGCTGTTAGCAACATGTTCAGCACCACTGCTGCTAAATATGGGACATTTTGCAAAGTCACTTACATCTACGCTTAGTCAACCCCTGTTTTAAGGACAGTAGTGGGTTtgagcaggattcgaacctggGCCTCCTGGTCTCAAGGCGGCTATTCATCCCATTGTGTTCTCAGAGCATATCATGCGACCTTAAAGCTCTCAAGAATTCCATTAAGTTGCTGAACCCTGACCTCTGACGTTGCAAATTAGTTGGTTTAGCTATAAACTTTGGTGGGTAACTCTGTAATatctataaaaaaattaatgaaaccAAAAATGAAGGTGTAATTCAATATAAGTATGCAAATCAAGATGAAAATCTAttaatagttaaaaatatacAAGACAAAATATTATCCGAAAGCATGAGAGACGTGGTATGGCTCATCTCGCTCGGGCGCCTCCCTGTGAGAGCGGTGGTACAGTGGAGTTGTTTTGTTACCACCATGAAATGTCCCATGACCAACTGTGATAAAGATGAGACCCTAGAACATCTTCTATTGGATTGTTATAGGACAACTGAGATCAGgcagaaaatgacagaaattgGCTATGATGTGGATGTTAATATTAAAGCAGTTAAATAtggtttgtttaaagaaaaaatgtgtgacGACAAAAGGAGACTCTTTTGGTTAGTAATGTGTgtaataaacacacatatttgGAAAACCCGTGCCAAAGGAGTGTTTGAACAAAAAATGATAAGTAGTGATGTGGTGAGTAAACATATCATTACAGATCTGCGGAGAAGACGAACAATGGACCTGAAACTTGGGAAAGTTTTCCCCTGGAATGTATTGAAATTGTAAGTTTTAAAAGTGGTTTGTGGACTCAGATGCTCGATTTTCCTCCttgtttgactttttctttggtgAGTGGTGTGTGATCACGGTTTTGTATATGtaattgtatgtgtgtgtacattttatatgtaattttgtatactttaaataaagtgtttaaaaaataaagtaaaggaGGCGCCAAGCATCACCGTAAAGTTCTCCGTGATAACATCCAGGGCATCACCAAACCCGCTATCCGTCGTCTGGCTCGCCGTGGCGGAGTGAAGCGTATTTACGGTCTGATCTACGAGGAGACTCGTGGTGTGCTCAAGGTGTTCCTGGAGAACGTCATCCGTGATGCCGTCACGTACACTGAGCACGCCAAGAGGAAGACTGTGACCGCCATGGATGTGGTGTACGCTCTGAAGAGGCAGGGCCGCACTCTGTACGGCTTCGGCGGTTAAACTCATTCGCCCTAATCCATCAAACGGCTCTTTTAAGAGCCACACACTTCACTTTGAGAGCTGTTCTGTTATggtgttatatttttttttctgaagtctTGAAAATATTAGTGAAATACCTGCCAGTATTTCCATACCGACTGCTGATGTAGTGTGTTAGAACTTCACGAACGATTACCGACTGACATTGCCTACATATTGTAACGGACTGGGTTACAAATTAGTTGACTGTTGTGTTATCAGTGTTCTGTGTTGAGAATTGCAAATACTTATGGCATAGTTGGACCACACCCGCAGCATGGTGATTTACTGAGTGTCCTTGAATGTGCAGTAGTCTAGAGGCCGGTTAGCCTGTCAATCAGATCAGCTACCAATGACAAAGTCTGGAggagagcaggtgtgtgtgtgtgtggttggcgGAAGAGAGAAGAGTGTCGGTGGTTGTGCTGTTGCTGTAGAGCgcacttttttcccctgttttgGCGTTGGCTACGGCCCACAGTAGCCCGTGTTACTATTCTGAATAAACACCGGTAACCGGAACGCTGATCGTCTGTCTTCTGTCGAGGGACGCTACAAGATTATATTGACTCTCCGTTTTGCTATAAGATTCAGCTGTAATGCGTGCTTTTCTTCACAACGTTACAATAACTGACATGACCACAAACTGAACTTCAGAAGTTAGAGACAATGTTTATGCTTCTGACAGCAtaaactctgacagcactgagcagctcctttagtgGCAGGCTGCAGCACCCACGATGTGGGACAGAGAGATTActcaggtctttcctccccactgctgtcagactctacaaCAAAGActtgcagctgatcaaacacacacatccacacaagtGCAATAAGACTGCTATATGTgcaattctttttttctgacaaagttgtacttttctattttcttactcagttgtatatagcatttgtattctattttattctattgcatACCAATGTTTTCTAATTTCCGCTACAtaactttgcacttttgctgtaacgaaacaaatttcccacctgtgggactaatcaaggtcatcttatcttatGCACTTACGACACAGATCTCTGGTTTCAaagcaagtttttaaaaagaaaagtctggGTAATAACTTCACAATTTAAGTCAGTCAGATTTTTATTCATGTACTAAAACAACTAAATGTGTTGCACATACTGATAGACTAACAGGGCTGTCCCACTTCAGTTCTAGTGTGAAcatgagtttgacacctatggatTAAAGATTTAGTTTCATTACTTTAACCAAGTGTACTCTCAGAGGTGAGTGGCTCTTACAAGAGCCGTTAGTCGGTTGAGGAAAGTGGCTGGATTTTATTTAGCTTTCTCAGTCTTCTTGGCCTGGATGTTGTGCAGCACACCACCCTGAGCGATCGTCACTCAGCCAAGCAGCTTGTTCAGCTCTTCGTCGTTGTGGACGGCCAGCTGCAGGTGGTGGGGGATGATCCTGACAAGGGCGTGTTTTGGCAgtggtggggacggatgattcaaccaccgaaccctgccctgcttttgtctttgtttcttgataaaaaaaaaaaaggagaaatacacTTGCCTACATTTGCTATTCTACATGCgtttaaacaatttaaaattacagttcatagttttatatgtgaattacttaatgttaaattaccattaaacaaatgactgagtaAGTATTTTAGACTTTTGTTTGCTTCAgtcatattccatataaatcaggtatcataccaaaaaaaaaaaaaaaaagaagcttgaaatacagtcatgacaataaaagaatataactttaaggacttaataacattacttcagttatagtacaccaacatctcttatacattagcactaagggaacacttaTTGACCTGGTGGTTTTTGTCCAACTACgattaccacaaagtaaaagatctctcagcaaaatgatgcaacattttaggcacgATATTGCCCCGATcaaatcagtgagctgggatGTTTTATTCtcaacatgaactactgttacagcaaaagacatggactactggtgtcccacacaacaactcaatgtccatgtgaaggagccaaacacatgcctgctcctctcattaactgagataaactgctggcatatttgttttacatctatactgtccagtctctcctggtggacatggCATACATCAGGattgtttaatctcatttgagtCATTGTTGACCTTAGCCATCTTTTTAGTCTTGtgagagcactgaagcttctttcagcctcagtacatgcgttttatcctcagattaaaattattgtgtgcttgatgtgcctcacctttggccctggctcttcccctctgactgcactaggacatattgccacctgataaaataacacatggattcgtgccatataaaaagtgagacatgtcaattcagattctttgtcaaatatacactaatgaaacaatttacatcagcagcctaacaattgtcatgataataaatactagttaatctatagcaccaaatcatcagtcagtcacctgtgacctcgcctcttcacctctgtccgagctacaacatggcagagctgcctctgtcacctgatgaATAACAATGAGCCATTccacatacatgcagtcacacatgtgcttcaaatacagtcatgaaccaCCAAGTCATCATCCAACTTCACCTGTGATTCTTGTATCTCCATTACTCCACCACTACACCATtattaaaacaatttgtgcaaaGTGCACTCcaaggtggaatatttgcaaaatcatgactacctcatgatattttgtctcaaaaattaaccctatgaatatgtcaggatatgtttacatgtttgttttgcatctatgaacagaatcaactttctggagatttactttcctggatgactgagaatgcatcaagacgtaaacagctccctgaaaggcacagccaatcacattgacCATAGTGAATGAGGCAATTCTGAAAATAAAGTCAGTGAATTCCACGTTGATCCCAACTGTAACTTCTAGTATAGAAACAGCATGAAGATTTAAGTGTGAGCATAAGACTTATATTATAAAAACAATACTAATAAAAACAGTAAAGGAGCGAGCTCTTGGTGCAAGTGAGTGAGGTGGCTCTGAAAAGAGCCGTTGTTTGTAGGAGAGCGTGTAGCTTAAGCTCTCTCTCTGCGGATGCGGATGTGCAGAACTTGTCTGTGTCACCATTTCAGAGAATATGATCAAGAGATGACAATAGCCAAATTGTCCAGCAGGTGCCACTGTGGAGATGGTTTCAGATTGTTTTGAATCACAAACACTTCAAATCTTTCATGAAGCCTTGCTTTGCTCATCATGGTGACACCTTCACTGGAGATCTGTATCTCATCATTGCCATAGTTATGTCACAGTGTAGCTGGAAGCTGAGCCAAAATCCAGATTAAAGGGCAAACTTCATAAATCGCAAAACTGACCTTTATCTTCTGAAGCAGAAAATCCACATTTATTCCCAACTAAGGGTTTAAATGCACAAAGGGCCAAAataagacagaaataaaacaggaaacaaacactgagacagAGACTAAGATGCACAAACTTGACagggacaaaaaagaaaacaaacatgaagctgAAACCAGCTAAACACATGTGACACAGGGTTCATAAGAACAACAGGCAAATTTTTACTCAAACACAAAGTCCCCAGAGAGATGCATGCTTCACTAGCACAAACCTATCATCCAGGGGAAGGACAAAGAGCCCAAAACAGTAAGTAGTTTATCTgtaattctgtttttataaatTCCTTCACcttcttttactttgtgtttgtaAGTGTGGCTTTAAAAGGACAATACGAGATCTAGTAAGGCTATAATTAGGTAACATGTTCTTATTCTTATGAGGTAGGCCTGATACAGTTTGTTTGCACCATCTACTttcaaaaagtttaaaaagaagaaagatcaGAAACTAACAGAGATCAGTGGAATTATTTCCTCTCCTCAATCTAATCCACTGACCTTAAGTGTTACTCTAATTTAAAAGCTTTGTGAGCTCCTGATGTCATTTCAGTGTTAGAATTCATAGACACTGTTGCGTCTGACACTTTACTATCAGGATGAAGAAACCTTTTGTATTTCCCATCAGTTTCAGTGCAGTGTTTTCACACGTAAAGAACAACATGGGGAAATTCTGTAATTCTTCACCAACGTGTCTGATCAGATTAGTggaataaagaaatatttatggctttttaacttattgcatttattttctgttagaaaaaattaaaacatttaattgtaAACTGATTTGGTTACTACAAATTTGTGTATGAACATATAAACTCTGTCGTTTCTTGCATGGTGAACTTCACAGTCACCATCATTATGTGATGTGTTGGTTTAGTGTGTGACCAGCTCAGTTAGAAGAGACTCCCCAATCAGGGCAGCaaacaatacaaacaaacaacaaatctgCAGAAGCAAAGTTAGTCACCAGAACTATTCTGTTAGCAGACATTTATCACCGATGGCTGGTCTTTGACTCTGACCACACTACAAGGTGTCACCCCTTATTCAACAGAGCATGTCTGTATCAGAGTGTGCAGATCCTCTCTGGAAACCCTAACTGTAAAGCAGGTCTCAGTTTATTTTTCATAGTAAAAGGAAACCTCAACATCTGTCAGCCTACGAGACCCTCCACAGATTTTTCAGGACTCAGTGAACAAAcaccagagatttttttttctatttgtggACTAGGTAGAGGCACAGGACTCTCTCAGCCAACATAGGACCCCAAAACTACAAGCTCGACATCAATATTGTATCTAGATCTGCTCTCTCAAGTTACTGAAGTAATTATGTGCTTAAGAATGCATTCTTCGGGTGGCCAGAGAGAAAGGCCAGATTCTATGGCGTGGGGCGaagataatgttttttttcggATTACTCCCGACTAACCATGGACCGGCGTGTGTCCTTTAAACAAATCAAGTTGGAGTTGAGGGAAAGAGGAGTGGAATACTCCCTGCTCTACCCTGCCACTCtagaaataaaacataatgGAGCAAGGCACAGATTTTCTTCACCTGAGGAGGCTTCGAAATTCATTAAGAACCccccccacgcacacacacgcacaaacgcATCCTCCAACCGTTTATGCATGGACGATGAATACAGAGTTTATCACGCAACATCAAAGggatgtgccttttttcacgtcacgctgtgcgccacgttattgtttacatgagatgaattgcagaatggcagatagagacaaaatactgttaatgttaatctgactatcttcaggttttacagcttacatatacacacgcagttactgtccctccatttagaaaggcagaggcatcacagtgtgattattttacatgtagttgttttttttttcctgtgtaataatattcaacattgctatcaatacatttttcaaaaaatgcctctctgtgcaaaatgggttcaaaaacataaacagctgtgggatcctgtttgtccgtgatttgaacgggggaacaaatcgtggcaggatcagcctgatgttatttgtatcccactgtaactttattgtataaagagctaacatctccaaaatgtcaggagtagttagtcattacaacaagtgtttgtgaactaaaaatcaagaatgtgggatactttaactgaacaaacacacacatccacacatgtgcaataacactaagtgcaataatcttttctggcatcgttgtatttttactcagttgtatatagcattcgtattctatttttatcttattgtatatatttattttattttattctactgtatatagtatattattttattctattctgtacagctgtgtactgtatttattcttattgtattctaatttttgcgtcataacttttgcactgtccacttcctgctgtgacaaaacaaatttcccacgtgtgggactaataaaggttatcttatcttactgtttgtccgtgatttgaacagcccagcgcGTGCTCCGGACGAAGGGAAAAGCAATTacgcaggggagacctaccttggcacttgtgcaggtgaagccaaagggaagatatgcttcaccatattttctagtctttggcttagaatgaagttggtttggaaacatattcagctatgcttcctctcctgctttgcgtttctgtgtgctccccgtgctagcagtgtccaagtatttttttgggtttttttccctttcattgGTCCCCCTTTAAAAGCTGGCTTTCTCTAACTTGAAGAACAGAGGAGTAAGGAGAGAGTGGTGGTGTGGGGATTGGCGTGCGAAGAAAGAATAGGAAACCtccctttgtctttgttttttttgttgttgtttgtttgtttgtttgtttgtttgtttttgaattacttatttatgtatttatttttcagttctactatcaaagtttaaaatgaaataaaaattgttgatgacaaaaaaatgtaatttttttcatatcttttcttttactttaaatatataaacttatacatatataaaatatataaacttaAGCTGTAGCTGTGGCTCATGTTTCTGGAGTTTTCAATTCAGAATCTTCACTCTCAGGCTGTAGTGCAGTGAGTGACACCTACTGATAGGTACTAAGTGTGGTTGCTGTCAGCTTTGGTAACGTACTATACCTTTGTGCAGAAAAGAGTCACACTGACACATTCAGACAGTTTAAGAAGCGCTTggagaaaaatgatttaaacaaaaataccTAACTGTAtggagttttttaaaggataaatagTCTACATACATGTCTGAAAGTGATAATTATGAAAGTACTCATTTTATCTGTAGCCACAGTCATGCTTCTAATTATCAGGTGCCCTCTGTATTGCTGTTACACTGCTTGGGTCAAATTGAAACATTTTCAGATAATATAGACTAATATCAGTGAAAGTGATAAACTTTTCTGTACTTAATCATCAGTCAGTGAAGGACTGAAAGCCAGAGAAAAAGACTTTtatagtttcattttctttatgaGTTGAAACATGGCGCCACCTTGTGGATAAAAATCATTTCTGAAGCTCTGAAgactttaaaatgtgaaatattttcagAACACGTTAAAGTGCAGGTTTTTCCTCTGGTTGTTTCTATTGCAGTGGTTGTAGGTCTTGTAGTTTTGATCAGTCAGTGTTATTATCTGACTGACATTTTCCTTCTTCTAGCTGTActgactgacctttgacctcatgtGTTGATGACTCTTCGCCTCTGTCTCCTCTCACAGGGAGAAGATGATCTGCAGGATCCTGCTGCTCATCATCCTCACCTCATGTGTCTCTGGTCAGTTTACAGCTTCACTTTATGAACTCCAAATAAAGCTCAACAACAGATTTGTTCCAGGCAGGCAGAGGAGAACCACAACATCACACTGGAGTGGACGTTCACCACCAAACCTGACA from Astatotilapia calliptera unplaced genomic scaffold, fAstCal1.2 U_scaffold_5, whole genome shotgun sequence encodes:
- the LOC113018231 gene encoding histone H4-like translates to MGSCFSASAKTRSSRAGRGTGGLLCKGGAKHHRKVLRDNIQGITKPAIRRLARRGGVKRIYGLIYEETRGVLKVFLENVIRDAVTYTEHAKRKTVTAMDVVYALKRQGRTLYGFGG
- the LOC113018221 gene encoding histone H3 gives rise to the protein MARTKQTARKSTGGKAPRKQLATKAARKSAPATGGVKKPHRYRPGTVALREIRRYQKSTELLIRKLPFQRLVREIAQDFKTDLRFQSSAVMALQEASEAYLVGLFEDTNLCAIHAKRVTIMPKDIQLARRIRGERA